In Vibrio fluvialis, the DNA window CCTGACCGAAGAAGAAGTCATCTATGCCGGGAACCGCTTTATGGTTTACGCGCTGTTTCCGCAATGCAATATCTCAATACATAAAATGTGGGGCTTTCAGAAGCAGAACATTGTGTTTGCTACGGGCAAGTCGATCTTTGATCGCAGCTCACGCACCAATATCGGCGAGCTGATGTTGCAGTACGGTGGTGGCGGTCATCCGGCCGCTGGCACGTGCCAGATTCCAGTTGAGAAAGCCGCGCAGGTAGAGCGAGAGCTGGTCTTGCAAATCACAAAAGATGGTTAATCATGCGTCATGATTGACGCTGTTTCTCGATAAATGGCGAAAATTCCCTGCTGCGGCAGGGTTTTTTGTTTACCTCTCTGATAAAGTTGCCGCCAAATTTCTAGAGGGACGCCATATGAGACACTTACATATTGCTACGCATCCAGAAGTGGAACCGCTCAGCCAACAACGTATTTTGCAACGTAAAGCCGCTCGCGCCATCGTTCTGGATGGAGAAGACATTCTGATGCTGTATACCGAGCGTTATCACGACTACACTTTGCCTGGCGGCGGGGTCGATGAAGGCGAAGACATTCTGCAGGGCATGGTGCGTGAACTCGAAGAAGAGACAGGTGCACAGAACATTCACAACATTAAACCATTCGGCCTCTATGAAGAGTTCCGTCCTTGGTATAAAGATGATGCGGATGTAATGCACATGGTTTCTTACTGTTTTACCTGCAAAATCGATCGTGAGCTTGGCGACACCAACTACGAAGACTACGAAATCAAAAACGGCATGAAGCCCGTTTGGATCAACATTCGTGATGCAATTACGCACAATGAACTGACCATGGCGGAAAGTGAGAAAAAGGGCATGAGCATTGAACGCGAAACCTTTTTATTGCGCCTGATTGCCAAAGAACTGCTCTGATTCTCCTCATCTGACGCCCATCAACCGCTGAAATCTTTGAACTATGCCGCCGCTTGGCGTGTCTATAAGGTTTCAGCGGTTTCGTAATCGATAAATTTCTCTATACTTACCCAAGTAGCTGAATTATTAATAAGAAATGTACCTGAACAATTTGAAGTTGCTGGTAACTCCGCAGCGGATTTAATTCGGAAGCATAGTGATGCGAACCGATGATTTTCCTGTCAGGCCAAACTTATGCATTCAAATGGCCTGAACATGGGCAGCACGACGTTAAGTAGAAGGATTCTTTAATGGGCAAAATAAAACCAATTACGTTGGGTGTGGCACTGTCGTTATTCAGCCACGTTTCTCTCGCCAACGTCATCGAAACCACCAGTCTGGTCGGTTTTGGTCAAGCCAAATACCCCGATAACTTCACTCATTTTGACTATGTGAATCCTGATGCCCCTAAGTATGGCAAAGTGACTTATGGTCAGGTCGGTACTTACGATAACTTTAACCGCTATGCATCACGCGGCGTCGCGGCGGCAGCCAGCGGTGAGCTTTACGATTCATTGATGTTTTCGCCTTCCGATGAAATCGACTCATACTACCCGTTGATTGCCGAAAAAGTGCGTTATTCCGACGATTACACCTGGCTCGAACTGGATATCAATCCTAAGGCGCGTTTTCAGGATGGGGTTCCCATCACCGCGCACGATGTGGAATTCACCTTCAATAAGTTCATGACCGAAGGCGTGCCGCAATATCGCGTGTACTACAAAGAGATTAAATCGGTTAAAGCGTTGAACGACAAAACGGTACGCATTGAAATGAGCGAACCGAACCGCGACAAACTGTTCAGTTTTGCTCAGCAAACCCGCGTACTGCCAGAACACTTCTGGAAAGACAAAAATCTCTCCGAACCGCTCAATGAACCCCCAGTGGGCAGCGGCCCTTATGAAGTGGCCGAGTTTAAACCGGGACAAAGCATTACCTATAAGCTCGACGACAATTACTGGGCAAAAGATCTGCCGGTTAACGTTGGCCGCAACAATTTCAAGCAGGTGCAGTACGACTATTACCGTGATGACACGGTGATGCTGGAAGCCTTTAAAGCTGGTGAGTTCGATATTCGCCAGGAGAGTCAGGCCAAGTTCTGGGCGACTTCTTATACTGGGGTGAACTTTGACAACGGCTTCATCAAGAAAGAAGAGATTCCACACAATGCACCCGCCGCAACTCAGGGCTTTGTTTTCAACATTCAGCGTCCGGTGTTCAGCGACGTGCGCGTACGTGAGGCGCTGAACTATGCGATGGACTTCGAGTGGATGAACAAGAACATGTTCTACAGCCAGTACACTCGCACCCGCAGCTACTTCCAGAACACCGAGTACGAAGCCAAAGGGTTGCCAGATAAAGAGGAACTTGCCGTTCTCAATCCGGTAAAAGATAAGATCCCGCCGCGCGTGTTTACCACAGAATTCCAGCCACCAGTGACCGATGGCAGCGGTCGTATTCGCCCACAAATGCGCAAAGCGTTCGAACTGCTGAAAGAGGCGGGTTGGGAGCTGAAGAATAAAGTGATGACCAACGTCAAAACTGGCGAGCCGATGACGTTTGAACTGCTGATTTACAGCCCAACGACGGAGCGCATTGCGATTCCTCTGCAAAAGAATCTCAAGCTCATGGGCATCGATATGAAGATCCGTACCGTCGATACCACTCAATACATCAAGCGCTTGCGTGACCGCGACTTTGACATGGTGTCGTCGGCTTATTCCGCCAATCCGTTCCCAAGTCCGAACCTGATGATTGTTTGGAACTCACACTACATTGATTCGACCTACAACACAGCAGGGGTGATGGATCCGGTGATTGATGAACTGACCATGCAGATTGCCAAAAATCAGGAGAATCCGGACAAGCTGAAATCGCTCGGCAAAGCGTTAGACCGGATTCTGCAATGGAACTTCTACCTCATTCCGCAGTGGTACACCAGCATGTACCGAGTCGCGACTTGGGATAAGTTTGAACGTCCGGCTGAAATGCCAAAATACGATTTAGGCATTGATACCTGGTGGATCTCACAAGAGAAAGCCCAGAAGTTACCTGAAAAACGTCGTTAAGAGGAAGGTATGGCTGCGTACATTATTCGCCGTTTGCTGTTGGTGATCCCAACGCTGTGGGCCATTATCACAATTAACTTCTTTATCATTCAGATTGCGCCGGGTGGCCCGGTTGAACAGGCCATCGCCAATCTGGAAGGGCATTCGAACGGCATCATGGAGCGCTTTTCCGGTGGCGGGCAGGAAGTTGACTTATCGAAAATGGATAACGGCAGCCCGTCCGGTTACAAGGGATCACGTGGCCTGGACCCGGAAGTGGTGGAAGCCATTAAACGCCAGTTCGGTTTTGATAAACCGCTGCATGAACGTTATTTCGATATGCTCAAGAATTACGTGACGTTTAACTTTGGCGAAAGCTTGTTTCGCGGTGGTAACGTCATCGACCTGATTGTCGAACGTTTGCCGGTTTCCATTTCTCTTGGGTTGTGGAGCACGCTCATCATTTACATGATTTCGATTCCGCTCGGTATCATGAAGGCGATTCATCACGGCTCGCGATTTGATGTCTGGTCGAGCGCTATGGTGATTGTCGGCTACGCGATTCCCGGCTTCCTGTTTGCGATCATTCTGATCATTGTATTTGCCAGCGGTAACTACTTCAGTTGGTTCCCGCTGCGCGGCTTGGTGTCGGATAACTTCGCTCAATTGACCTGGTATCAACAAATCATCGACTATTTCTGGCATTTGGCGCTGCCGATTTTCGCCATGGTGATCGGCGGTTTTGCAACGCTGAGCATGCTGACGAAAAACTCGTTTCTCGATGAAATCAATAAGCAGTATGTGGTGACCGCGCGCGCCAAGGGGCTCGACGAGCGTAACATCCTGTATAAACACGTGTTTCGCAACGCGATGCTGATCATCATTGCTGGCTTTCCGAGTGCGTTTATCAGCATTTTCTTCACTGGTTCGATGCTGATTGAAGTGATGTTTTCGCTCGAAGGCATTGGTCTGCTTGGCTTTGAATCGACCATTCAACGTGATTATCCTGTGGTGTTCAGTTCGCTGTATATCATGACTCTATTGGGCTTGTTGCTCGGCATTATTTCGGATCTGACTTACACCTGGGTCGATCCGCGCATTGATTTTGAGGCCCGTTAAATGGCGTTGTTAAAGAAGAAAGTTAACCCGCTGAACGCCGCACGCTGGCAGCGGTTCAAATCTAACCGGCGTGGTTTCTATTCGCTGTGGATTTTTTCCATTCTGTTTTTCATCAGCTTGTTTGCTGAGGTGATCGCTAACGACAAACCGCTGTTTATTTCCTATGACCATCACTGGTATTTCCCGGTGGTGGAGCAGTACGCAGAAACGCGCTTTGGCGGCGAATTTGAAACCGAAGCGGACTACACCGATCCTTATGTTGTGAGTCTGATTGAAGAAAAAGGCTACATCATTTGGGCGCCAATTCGTTTTAGTTACGACACCATCAACTACGACATTGTAGGCTCTGTGCCGTCGGCACCAGACTCGGTCAACTGGCTGGGTACCGATGATAAAGGGCGTGACGTGCTGGCGCGTATTATTTACGGTTTCCGTATTTCGGTGCTGTTTGGATTTGTGTTGACCATTGTTTCCTCTTTTGTGGGCGTCGTGGTTGGCGCAAGTCAGGGTTACTACGGTGGTTGGTTAGATCTCTTCGGCCAGCGCTTCATCGAAATCTGGTCGGGCATGCCGACGCTGTTTTTGCTGATCATCTTGTCGAGCTTTGTTGAACCGAACTTCTGGTGGCTGTTGGGTATCATGGTGTTGTTTAGTTGGATGAGTTTGGTGGGTGTGGTGCGCGCCGAGTTTTTGCGTTGCCGCAACTTTGATTATGTACGTGCGGCTCAGGCGATGGGTGTGAGTGATTCTCGCATCATCATGCGCCACATGTTACCTAATGCTATGGTTGCGTCGCTGACCATGATGCCGTTTATTCTTTCTGGTTCCGTAACCACACTGACGTCGCTCGATTTCCTGGGTTTCGGCTTACCTGTTGGTTCGCCGTCTTTGGGGGAATTGCTGGCACAAGGTAAAGCGAACTTGCAGGCGCCTTGGCTGGGCATTTCGGCCTTTGTGGTGTTGTCCTTAATGCTGACCTTATTGGTTTTCGTTGGTGAAGCGGTTCGTGACGCCTTTGACCCACATCTACAAAGGAGAGGCTAATGAGCGAAACGTTACTCACCATTGAAAACCTCTCTGTCGGCTTTGGTCGCGCTGGTAATGTTGAACCTGTCACTCATCAGGTTTCGCTTTCGATTCGTAAAGGGGAAACGCTGGCTCTGGTAGGGGAAAGCGGCTCGGGGAAATCAGTCACTGCGAACGCGATATTAAAGCTGCTACCCAAAGGTTCGGCCCACTATCTGGAAGGTAAAATTGACTTTGCTGGCACCAATACGCTGGCGTGTTCGGAGCGTCAGTTGCGCGGTATTCGTGGCGGGCGTATCGGCATGATTTTTCAGGAGCCGATGGTGTCGCTCAACCCGCTGCATAAGGTCGGTAAACAGCTGGTGGAAACCTTGGCGATTCACCGCGGTATGCGCCAGAAAAAGGCAGAATCTCTGGCCATCAGTTGGCTGGAAAAAGTCGGGATTCGTAATCCGACACTGAAAATCAACGCTTATCCCCATGAGTTGTCCGGTGGCGAACGCCAACGAGTGATGATTGCCATGGCGCTGATCAATGAGCCCGAGCTGCTGATTGCTGATGAGCCCACCACCGCACTGGACGTGTCGGTTCAGGCGCAGATCCTCGATCTACTTAAATCTTTACAACAAGAACTGGGGATGGCGATGCTGTTTATCACACACGACCTCAGTATCGTGCGTCGCATTGCCGATCGCGTTGCGGTCATGCAAGAAGGGCGCTTGGTTGAGGAAAACGAATGCAAAGCGTTGTTCAGTGAACCTAAACACCCATACACCAAACTCCTGATTGAATCGGATCCGCGTGGTTTGCCTGTGGAGACTGACAGTCAAAGCCCGGTGTTGCTCAAAACTGAGCAACTCAAAGTGTGGTTTCCCATCACTGGCGGATTGTTCAAACGCACAGTCAACCACATTAAAGCCGTCACTAACATGCAGTTTGAACTGCGCAAAGGCCATTCTATCGGGCTGGTGGGGGAAAGTGGTTCCGGTAAATCAACAACAGGCATGGCGATTCTGAAACTGGTGCATTCAGAAGGCGTAATTAACTACGCGGGGCAGGACATCCAGCAACTTGATCGCAAGGGCATGCTGCCATATCGCAGCAAAATGCAGGTCGTGTTTCAGGATCCGTTTTCGGCGCTTAACCCAAGAATGTCTGTTGCTCAGGTCATTGGTGAAGGTTTGCATGTGCACACCGAGTTCAGCGATGAACAGATTGATGCCGCCATTTGTGAAGCGATGCGCGAAGTGGATTTGGATCCCGACACGCGTCATCGCTATCCGAATGAGTTTTCAGGTGGCCAGCGCCAGCGAATTGCCATTGCCCGCGCTTTGGTGCTCAAACCGGAGTTTATTCTGCTGGATGAACCGACCTCGTCGCTGGATCGCACGGTGCAGGCGCAAGTGCTGGATCTGCTGAAATCGCTGCAGGAGAAATATGGCCTGACATACCTGTTCATCAGCCACGATCTCAATGTCGTGAAATCGCTGTGCCATTACACCATCGTGATGAAACAGGGGCAGATTGTCGAACAGGGCGCGACACAAAACCTGTTCCAACATCCTAATCACCCTTACACTCAGGAGTTGGTTCGCCTCTCATCGTTCTAAATCATTGTTCTTATTAAAAGAAAAGCCCGGAGAATCCGGGCTTTTTGCTTGGGTGTTGTTGAATGCTTACTTAGTTTGTATGGTCAGCTCAGTAAATCCAGTGTGCGCATCGTATTCGCGGTCAAAGGCTAAATCAGGGTAGCCATGCACTATCAATTCCGCAGTGGTGTTGATGAGGTTGCCATCGAGCAGATGACCGCCCCAGACTTTGCCTTGTGAGTCCGCCACGGCAATATGCAAGTGAAGGTGATGGGGGGTTAAGGTGCCCATCAGCGACACGATTTCAAACGGTGCTTGCAATGATAACGTAGAAGTGCTGTCCGCTAAGCGGATATTGAGCTGTGATAAACATCCCGCACATGAAGCAATGGAACCTGCTGTTATGCTGTGCTCCTGCACCAGTGCCATAATTGATTGTTTTAAGTCAGCGCCTTGTGTCAGGCGTGTTGCCAATACCTTTATCATCTCTGCAAACCTTGGTTAGTGACGCTTAAGCAGTTGCAGCAGCGCATGTACTGCCTGATCCAAATCGTCAAAGCGTTTGGCTTTGCCAAGTACCCGCATTCCCTGCATCTGAGTCAGAATCAACTGCGCCAGAGCATGTGGGCTTGCGGCTACCGAAATTTGTTTCTCTTGCTGCGCATTGTGAATGGCGTGGGAAAGCAGTTCTAAAAGCTGATCAAACAGAGCTTGTCCTTTGTCGAGCACCTTTTCATCGCTCCCGGCATGTTCAACCAAGGCGTTTTGAATGAAGCAGCCGCAACTGCGTTTGCGTTGTAGCGCGGCAAACTGATTGAGGAATGTCTCAATGGCGCTTAGCGACGCACCATCTTCCTGCAACGCGCTTAAGCCCGGCAGTGAAACGGTATTGAGATATTTATCCAACGCTTCGTAATAAAGATTTTGCTTGTCGCCGAAGGTGTTGTAGAGGCTGAAACGGTTGATTTGCAGTGTATCAACCAAATCAGAAATCGCCGTATTGGCGTAGCCGCGCTGCCAGAACAATTCCATTGCCTGAGTGAGCTTCTCATCGCGGTCAAAATTACATTTTCGTGCCATGGTGTGACTACCTGCAAACTCATTCTTGACTGATCGTTTAGTTAACGGGTAGAGTCTAACCTAAACGATCGTTCTGAAAAAGAGATAAAAAGGAAGATTTATGAAGCTATACGAAACTGCCGTTACGCCAAGTTGCCGTCGTGTCAGCATTTTTCTCAAAGAATTGGGTGTGGATGTTGAACGTGTGGCGTTAAATGTGCGCGAAGGGGACAACCTGACGGAGTCGTTTAAAAGCAAAAGTGTCAATGGCAAAGTACCGATGTTGGAACTTGATGATGGCACCACGCTGTGTGAGAGCGTGGCGATTTGCCGTTACTTTGATGAATCGAATCCGAATGACCGTCATCTGTTTGGTCGCGATGCGCTGGATAAGGCGAAAGTTGAAATGTGGCATCGTGTCACCGAGTTTCAGGGACTGTACGCCGGTTTTCAGGCATTTCGTAACCTTACGGGAATCTACAAAGATCGCGAAAACTGCGTATTGGCTTGGGGTGAAGAAAGCAAAGCCCGCGCGGCCAGTTTCCTGCCACTGCTTGATGCGCGCCTGAAGGAATCGAACTTTGTCGCAACAG includes these proteins:
- a CDS encoding ABC transporter permease, whose translation is MALLKKKVNPLNAARWQRFKSNRRGFYSLWIFSILFFISLFAEVIANDKPLFISYDHHWYFPVVEQYAETRFGGEFETEADYTDPYVVSLIEEKGYIIWAPIRFSYDTINYDIVGSVPSAPDSVNWLGTDDKGRDVLARIIYGFRISVLFGFVLTIVSSFVGVVVGASQGYYGGWLDLFGQRFIEIWSGMPTLFLLIILSSFVEPNFWWLLGIMVLFSWMSLVGVVRAEFLRCRNFDYVRAAQAMGVSDSRIIMRHMLPNAMVASLTMMPFILSGSVTTLTSLDFLGFGLPVGSPSLGELLAQGKANLQAPWLGISAFVVLSLMLTLLVFVGEAVRDAFDPHLQRRG
- a CDS encoding extracellular solute-binding protein, translated to MGKIKPITLGVALSLFSHVSLANVIETTSLVGFGQAKYPDNFTHFDYVNPDAPKYGKVTYGQVGTYDNFNRYASRGVAAAASGELYDSLMFSPSDEIDSYYPLIAEKVRYSDDYTWLELDINPKARFQDGVPITAHDVEFTFNKFMTEGVPQYRVYYKEIKSVKALNDKTVRIEMSEPNRDKLFSFAQQTRVLPEHFWKDKNLSEPLNEPPVGSGPYEVAEFKPGQSITYKLDDNYWAKDLPVNVGRNNFKQVQYDYYRDDTVMLEAFKAGEFDIRQESQAKFWATSYTGVNFDNGFIKKEEIPHNAPAATQGFVFNIQRPVFSDVRVREALNYAMDFEWMNKNMFYSQYTRTRSYFQNTEYEAKGLPDKEELAVLNPVKDKIPPRVFTTEFQPPVTDGSGRIRPQMRKAFELLKEAGWELKNKVMTNVKTGEPMTFELLIYSPTTERIAIPLQKNLKLMGIDMKIRTVDTTQYIKRLRDRDFDMVSSAYSANPFPSPNLMIVWNSHYIDSTYNTAGVMDPVIDELTMQIAKNQENPDKLKSLGKALDRILQWNFYLIPQWYTSMYRVATWDKFERPAEMPKYDLGIDTWWISQEKAQKLPEKRR
- a CDS encoding glutathione S-transferase; translated protein: MKLYETAVTPSCRRVSIFLKELGVDVERVALNVREGDNLTESFKSKSVNGKVPMLELDDGTTLCESVAICRYFDESNPNDRHLFGRDALDKAKVEMWHRVTEFQGLYAGFQAFRNLTGIYKDRENCVLAWGEESKARAASFLPLLDARLKESNFVATDYFTIVDITAFIFIGFADKALELSPLAQYPNIARWFEMIQQRPAFQ
- a CDS encoding microcin C ABC transporter permease YejB, which produces MAAYIIRRLLLVIPTLWAIITINFFIIQIAPGGPVEQAIANLEGHSNGIMERFSGGGQEVDLSKMDNGSPSGYKGSRGLDPEVVEAIKRQFGFDKPLHERYFDMLKNYVTFNFGESLFRGGNVIDLIVERLPVSISLGLWSTLIIYMISIPLGIMKAIHHGSRFDVWSSAMVIVGYAIPGFLFAIILIIVFASGNYFSWFPLRGLVSDNFAQLTWYQQIIDYFWHLALPIFAMVIGGFATLSMLTKNSFLDEINKQYVVTARAKGLDERNILYKHVFRNAMLIIIAGFPSAFISIFFTGSMLIEVMFSLEGIGLLGFESTIQRDYPVVFSSLYIMTLLGLLLGIISDLTYTWVDPRIDFEAR
- a CDS encoding PPC domain-containing DNA-binding protein, with protein sequence MIKVLATRLTQGADLKQSIMALVQEHSITAGSIASCAGCLSQLNIRLADSTSTLSLQAPFEIVSLMGTLTPHHLHLHIAVADSQGKVWGGHLLDGNLINTTAELIVHGYPDLAFDREYDAHTGFTELTIQTK
- a CDS encoding TetR/AcrR family transcriptional regulator gives rise to the protein MARKCNFDRDEKLTQAMELFWQRGYANTAISDLVDTLQINRFSLYNTFGDKQNLYYEALDKYLNTVSLPGLSALQEDGASLSAIETFLNQFAALQRKRSCGCFIQNALVEHAGSDEKVLDKGQALFDQLLELLSHAIHNAQQEKQISVAASPHALAQLILTQMQGMRVLGKAKRFDDLDQAVHALLQLLKRH
- a CDS encoding NUDIX hydrolase, producing the protein MRHLHIATHPEVEPLSQQRILQRKAARAIVLDGEDILMLYTERYHDYTLPGGGVDEGEDILQGMVRELEEETGAQNIHNIKPFGLYEEFRPWYKDDADVMHMVSYCFTCKIDRELGDTNYEDYEIKNGMKPVWINIRDAITHNELTMAESEKKGMSIERETFLLRLIAKELL
- a CDS encoding ABC transporter ATP-binding protein; protein product: MSETLLTIENLSVGFGRAGNVEPVTHQVSLSIRKGETLALVGESGSGKSVTANAILKLLPKGSAHYLEGKIDFAGTNTLACSERQLRGIRGGRIGMIFQEPMVSLNPLHKVGKQLVETLAIHRGMRQKKAESLAISWLEKVGIRNPTLKINAYPHELSGGERQRVMIAMALINEPELLIADEPTTALDVSVQAQILDLLKSLQQELGMAMLFITHDLSIVRRIADRVAVMQEGRLVEENECKALFSEPKHPYTKLLIESDPRGLPVETDSQSPVLLKTEQLKVWFPITGGLFKRTVNHIKAVTNMQFELRKGHSIGLVGESGSGKSTTGMAILKLVHSEGVINYAGQDIQQLDRKGMLPYRSKMQVVFQDPFSALNPRMSVAQVIGEGLHVHTEFSDEQIDAAICEAMREVDLDPDTRHRYPNEFSGGQRQRIAIARALVLKPEFILLDEPTSSLDRTVQAQVLDLLKSLQEKYGLTYLFISHDLNVVKSLCHYTIVMKQGQIVEQGATQNLFQHPNHPYTQELVRLSSF